Part of the Limihaloglobus sulfuriphilus genome is shown below.
CGCGCAGTGAGCAGTGCACCAGTATGTCGCTTGAGTGTATAACCAGCGGTATCATCGAGGGTTCTAACAGACCTGTAAACCGAAAACGGTCCGTGAGATTCGCGGCGTCTATCATATCGCGAAGTTTCGCTTCCAGCAGTCCGCTGCCGACAAAGAGCCAGATGCAGTCGGGGTGCTTCTCTGCCAGCTCACGGGCTGACTGTATGACGTATTCATGTCCCTTGAGATCTGCCAGCCGGGCGATTTTTACGATAACCTTCGCGTCTTGCGGGATGTTATATTTTTCCCGAAATTGAGCGATTGTCTCGGGCTGGGGCGGCTGGAGAAATTCCTCAACCTCCATCGCCGAGTAGGCAGTTGTGTACATATCTTTGCTGCCGATACCTCTGGCCAGAGATTTCTCCGCCATTGTGTCCGCTACGCACACGTAGGCATCTGTTTTTTTCGCGTAATGGCGTTCCAGCAGGATGTATATCCAGTTTATAATTGCCGGTTGGTATTCGTGGAAGGGCAGGCCGTGTACGCCGTGCACAATCAGCGGCCTATGCCGGCCGTTATCTGTTTTTCGCCTGATTGCCGCGCCGGCGGCCCTGCCCAGGATTCCAGCCTTTGCCGAATGGGTGTGGATTATGTCAGGGTCAAGGTCTCTTAGAACGCTTTTCAGAGCAAAAAAGCCTTTAAGCTCTTTGCAGGGGCGTATTTGGCGAACAAGCTGGGGGACGTTTATGACTTCTATGCCCCAGGCTTTGGCCGTTTCAATCAGCGTGCCCTCGCCCCGCCGGTCATCGCCGGTTATGAGTGTAACCTCATGGCCGTCTTTTTTCTGCTCGCGGCAGGTTATAAGCGTGTTTTCCTGTGCCCCGCCAATCACGAGACGTGTTATTATATGAACTATTTTCATTGTAACGGGGGGTGGTACTTACCTGGTATTTCTTTTATTTTCAATAGTTTACGCCATAAATATAGGATTGAAATCTCACTTGTTTAAACAATACCTGCCAATCATGCCAGATAGATATCAGTCCGCATCGTAGATCAGGATTTTCCCAAACATCGCTTTGCATTTTTCCACAAAAGCTACGTGCAGCGGGTCGTATTGGTAGGTGTCGTGCGCTGCCGTATCCGGTAATATTACCGTCAGACAGAAGTCGTAGCTGCTGTCAATCACCGGCCGTTCCGTCGCCGCAGGAGTGCCGACATAAACAGCGTGGGCACATTCAATCCCCTTGAGCTTCTCCAGCTCTGCCGCGAAAAATTCTCTGTCATCATCGGTTACATCATCCTTTAACCAGAATAATACAGTATGTACAAGCATTTTGATCCTTTATAAACTGTTAACATTATAGTTTCTTATGTATTCAATTGGTTTTTTAGAAACTTTTTCTATTTTATGTTCATTCTCTGCGCGTGTGAGCCAATTTTTTATTTGGTTTTTCGACACATCGAGCTGCTTAGCCAGCTCGCCAGGCTTTACGCGAGTTTCTGTCATTTCCAGTATTAACGGCAAAACAACATCATAAGCTGATCTTGAATTTTTTTTTGGTTTTTTCTCATTTTTCTTCTCAATTTTATCTATTTTCCCCTTATCTATCGCAGACGGCTCTTGTTTATAATCAAAAAGTGTCTTACTGCCGAGCTTAGTGGTGTTTGACAAAGAATCCAGTTTTTCTGTGAAGTTTCTCTGGTCAATATCATTCGGAAACTCAACAGCACCTGACTCCAGCAGCATTAGGTTGCCTTTTGGAACATTTTCCCCATTTCTAACAAATACCGGACGATGCTGTTCTCTTCTTAGCTCTTCTTTTGCACCTGCCCAGGTTCCTCCGGTCTTGTATTCAGAGCTTACAATCAAGGCGTAATCGGCCATAGCATAAATCAGCTTGTTACGTGCCATTGCAGTTCCAACACTAAAACCGGCTTTGGGGTGATATGGAGAAATAAGCAGCAGTCTGCCATCAGTAATCGCAATTCTGGCAGCTGGTTCGAGACTTTTTTTCAAAAGGCTGTCAGCAAGAACACCTATACAAACTCCATTAGCCTGTAAAACCGTTGACATAGCGTTGATGTCAACCCCGCGAGCCCCTCCCGAAATCACAGGCATATTATTCAAAGCGCATAACTCTGCTGCTGTTTGCGCAAAAATCTTTCCCTCTTCATCTACATTTCGCGACCCGACTATGGCAAGGCCGCCTCCTTGAAGTAAGTGTTTTTCGCCAATTCCGAACAAAAGCGGAGGAGCCTTGTCCTTTAGATGTTTCTTGTATCTCTGGGGATAATCAGGGTCGCTTCTGCTTATAACCCACACACCGTTATTCTGCCAATCTTCCAGAGCAAAACCCAGTTGGACACCCCTGCTCATCAGTGAATCAAGGCGGGATTGCTCAATTCCAGAGCCTTTTGATGCGTCTGATAGAACATCGTGTTTGAGCATATCTTCAGGGCGTAAACCGGCTTGAACCAGCCAACCGACCAGTTTGTTATATTCCGTTTGGGTAAGAGGACTCACTGATCTGTCTTTGCCAAATACACCGCAGAGCATGATTATAACTTTTGTGTCATTAGTTAGATAATTATTATGCATAAAATTAATCCATTCTTGGAGAATTCATTGCCAACGCCAGGGGGTAAACTGCCTTGCAGCCGGCCTGACGAAGCAAAGCTGCCGCAACGGTAAAGGTCCACCTTGAATCGACTACATCGTCAATCAGTAAACAGGGTGCAAAAGTGCCATTATCAATTGTAAGTTTGAAAACACCATCCAGATTAGCTGCCTGCTGATAGCTGTTTTCCATTTCCTTTTGGGGCATGTTTTGCCTTACCTTTTCAAAACACATTCCAAAGCGAAGTCCCAGCTTTTCTGAAAGTCTTCGTGCAAAATCAGGAACCAGCTCCGGCCGGTTAAGCGAAGGGATACATGTGGCCCATTTTGGTTTTGGTTCAGGTGCCCACTTTTCATACATTTGGGCACAGGCCGAGACCAAATCATCACAAAAACGTTCACTCTGGTACTTGCCGTCTGCTGCAAGTTGCCCCCAACCGGCATCTCTCCAAAGGCTCAAAGCTCTGCCTTCTGACAAACGCTGTTGATCGCTAATAGAACCAGTAAAACCGTAAACCTTCAGGGGATTGCCTGCCGGCCATTGCAGACGCGGCTTAATAGGAATATAACATCTCTTCAGAAAAAGATTCGCCTCCTGAGCCAGCTTTAAATCGTACTTTTCTTCGAGAAGCTGCTGCGGAGTGCAGTTTTTGCACATACCGCATTTTTGCGGGCGAGGATCATCCAGTGCGGACTGCAAAAAAGCCATAAGGCATCCGTCATGGCGCATATATGACCGCATCTGTTCCTGTTCATCTCTTCTTAGCCTGGTGATCATCTCAACATGGCTCCTGTTAACCGAATAATCTGAAGCAGCCGGTGTTAAGTACCACTTGGAGTCCATTTTAATAACCGGTGCCGGAGATTCAATCGTTAAGAATTTTAAGGTCTTTTCAATTTGTGAATATTTTAGATTCAGCTCCGCCATAAGAGACGGTGTTGATATCCCTGTATTTGCTTTAGTGACGGCTTGGAGCACAGTCTCTATATGTCGCTGAGGTGGAAAAGCGGTCTGAATAAAATAATCAGATATCCTGTCATCCTCCTCTCCGCAGAGCAAAATTCCATACGCCTGGTCAACTGCTCGGCCGGCCCTGCCCACCTGTTGGTAATAGTGAACCACAGATGCGGGGCGCTGATAATGTATTACAAAACCTAAATCGGGTTTGTCAAATCCCATACCGAGAGCCACTGTAGCAACAAGAACCTTGATCTCATTATTCAGCAGCGACTGCTCAAGCTGTTGTCGGCTCCTGCCGCCGGGCTCTTTTTCAGACATTCCCGCATGATAGGCTTGAGCAGAGATCCCGTTTTGCTTCAGCCATTGCGCTACACGCACAGAATCTCGCTGGGTCAAAGTGTAAACAATACCGCTGCCGGGGAGTCTGGGGATTGTGCCCGCAAGCCAGGCCATTCTTGCCGCTGTGTCCGGCATTATAATATTCTGCAATTTAAGGCTTTTTCGGACAAGCGTGCCGCGGACAAAACCTATATCTCCGCCTAACTGTGTTTTAACGTCGTTTACAACCCTGTCATTTGCCGTTGCAGTCGTGGCAAGTATCGGCACATTCGGAGGAATGGCCTGAATAACTCTGATAATCCGCCGATAATCAGGGCGAAAATCGTGTCCCCAGTCAGAAATGCAATGAGCTTCATCAACGACAAGCATTCCGATCTTTGAGGCCACATGGGATAAAATGTTTTCCCGAAAAACCTGGTTTGCAAGCCGCTCTGGTGATATTAAGAGTATGTCAACTCTGTCATTTTTCAGATCACTTTCAACTTTATCCCATTCCTCAACATTGCTGCTGTTTATAGTGCACGCGCTGAGGCCCAGCCTATTGGCTGCTTCAAGCTGATTTCGCATTAAAGACAACAATGGCGAAATTAATAAAGTTAAACCTTTGCCTTGTTCCCGCAGCAGCTTAGTACCAAGAAAATACACCATGCTTTTGCCCCAGCCGGTGCGTTGAACAACCAATATTCTCCGGCGATTCAGTAAAAACTCAATGCTCTGCCACTGCCCATCCCTGAAAGCAGCCTTTTTGTCATCAAGGGCAGTCTGCAATAACTGCAAAGCATATTTTTGTGTAGGAATTGAATGCATTCTCAAATAGTACTATCCACTTTCCTGTTCTTTTTTGATTTCTTCCCACTGCTCCATTGTCAGCATTACCTCGCGTGCCTGTGCGTTTTTGTGTTCGCCGAGTATGCCGTACTCTGCCATCATTTCAATAAGCCGCTGTGCACGGTTGTAGCCGACGCCGAGTTTTCGCTGGAGCAGTGAGCCGCTGCCTCGTTGGTTCTCAAGGACCACACGCACCGCATCATCAAAGAGCGGATCCAGCGGCGTCTCACCCAGCTCGATTCTGTCAAGCTGCATAAGCTCCGGGTGGAACTGGGGCTGTGCGACATCTTTGAGGTGGCGGATAATCCGTTCTATCTCCTCGTCCTCGAGGTATGCTCCCTGTGCACGGTATATCTTGCTGGTTTTCGGGTGCAAAAACAGCATATCTCCCTTGCCCAGCAGTGTTTCTGCGCCTGTCTGGTCGAGAATGATACGGCTGTCCAGCCCCGTCGCCACCTTGAAGCTGATACGCGCGGGCAGGTTAGACTTGATCAGGCCGGTTACCACGTCGCGCTGGGGCCGCTGGGTCGCCAGAACCATGTGAATACCAACAGCACGGGATTTCTGGGCGAGCCGGACAATATGGTCCTCAACCTCGCGGTTTGTCATCATCAGGTCAGCCAGTTCATCGACAATAATAACGATATAGGGCAGCTTCTTGGGTATTCTTGCTTCGTCCTCTTCGGTCTGCGGGTCAAACCGTTCGATAAGCTGTTTCCGTGTGAGTCTGTTGTAACTTGATATATCACGGGCTTTTGCATCACGGAAAAGAATGTATCTTTCTTCCATTTTCTCCACCGCCCATGCCAGTATTCTCTCGGCCTTTGCCATTTCCGTCACCAGAGGGCACATCAGATGGGGCAGTTCCTGATACGGGGTCATCTCTACCATCTTCGGGTCAACGAGGATCATCTGCACCTCGTCGGGCCGCTTGGTCAGCAGTATGCTGGTGATAATGTCGTTTACGCAGACACTTTTTCCCGAGCCGGTCGTGCCCGCGATCAGGCAGTGGGGCATATCGGCCATATCGGTAACGATGGCGTCTCCCGAGCTGTCCTTGCCGAGAAACAGCGGTATCTTCATATCATGCGGCTTCGAGCCCGCACGCAGTATCAAATCTTTTAGCCTCACCACTTCGCGGATTTTGTTGGGAACCTCGATTCCCATTGTCTGGCGGCCGGGCATGGAGCTTATGATACGTACATTTGGTACGCCCAGCGTACGTGAAAGGTCAACCTTGAGCTTTGCGATGTCGTTTACCTTGACGCCGGCACCGAGGTCTATCTCAAAGAGCGTGATGGTCGGGCCCGGCTCTGCGCCGACAACCTTTGCGTCAACGTTGAAATTCTCAAAGGCGTAACAGAGCTGGTCAATCTGGCCGCGTACCTGCGACTCGATGTCGGTATTGAAATCATCCTCGGGCTCCTCGAGCAAATCCAGCGGTGGCAGTACATAATCTTCGTAGGTCTTCTGGATAAATGGCTCTCGTTTTTTCGAGCCGACGGGGGGAAGCACAATTTTTACCTTGTCAACTTCGCTCGCGTTACGTTCCTGCATGTCTGCCATCTCTTCTTCAGCCTCTTCGTCTTCCGGCTCATACGGAATTCCTCCGGGCTCATCACTTTCGGGAGCGGGGGTTTGGTCTTTGTCACTGTCAAAGAGTTCCTTGGAAGAAAGATTATCGTCTGCGGCCTGGACATATTGGCCCTTTTTCGCGGCTTTTAGCGCCCGTTTTTCCGCAGCTTTTGCCCTTTTGGCAGCCATCTTGGCTTCTTTCATTGCTTCTTTGGCGGCTTTTTTCTCTTCTTTGAGTTTTTGGCGGAGCTGTTCTTTCTCGTTCTCTTTTTGTTGTTTTTCCTTGATACGCTCGTCGGCGCCTTTTCCGGTAAATAGCCGTAAGATAAAGTAGAATATAGATTTATAAACAGCTATAGCCAGAGAGTCAGCCAGCAGGATACTGCCGACAATAAAGGACATGATTACGATAGGCCATGAGCCGAAGGTAGCGAAGTTGGCCTTTAGAATAGCGGCGAAAAACAGCCCCAGAATCCCGCCTCCGCCGGCAGGGAAGTGGGATGGAAAGATACCCGAGGTAAAGTTAGCTATCACAGAAACGCTGATAACGCAAAGCAGCAGCCCGATTGTCCTTAGAACCGGCTGGGTAATCTGGCGGCCGCGGATCGCAACCACTGTAAATCCGCTTAATCCCAGCAGCAGCATATAGATACCAGCTCCGATGTAATAATTTATGTGAAACGAAACCCATGCGCCGACCGGACCGAAGATGTTCTCGGGCTTTTCGTTCAGCGGCCAGACAAACTCGCTGGGCTTATCCGCGATATCAAAATCCAGGCACGCCGCCGCTATCAAAACGAACAGAAACAGCAGTACAACGAGCAGGAGTTTGAGTACTATGGTTTTATGCTGCATTATATCTCCAACGCAAGTGTCCGGATGCCAATAGTTTAACGCCTGGCGGCCGGCACGGAATATATCAAAAAAACAATTGACCAGACTAAGCAGGACATCGCTGTATAGTTTAATCAGCGGCGTGAAAATATCAAGAAATTTACATAACTAAAGTTATATGCTTTGTTATTTGGGCATTTTATTTTGACATACCACTTCCACCGCTTATAATGATAATAATAAATAACTGTTTTGAAAGGACATAGTTATGATTATTATTAAGATTATTTTGGCTATTATTCTTCCTCCGCTTGCGGCGTTTCTGCAGGTCGGCGTATCGACGCACTTCTGGATTAACATAATTCTTACACTGCTTGGCGGTGTTCCCGGTGTCATTCATGCATTGTGGCTTGTTTTGACCGGAAAAACTTCTTAGATTTGGTGAGCTCTTGAGGTTATCAAGGGGGGGGGGGGGACCCTGCCTGATGCTTTGCACCTGCCGTGCAGAATATATAATCTAAACCTTACCGTGTAAATAAAATAGTATTACAATTTAAACTTCGCAAGGGGTGCCCAACCTTTGGAGGAGCGCACTTGGATTGTATAAAATTTTGGCAGCAATGTTTGCGTATTCTGCCCTGGTAGTTTAAAATGTAGAGTCTATTATAAATTCTAACAGCATCAGCTCTAAAATATCTTTTCGGTTTTTATGGACAGAGAATTAAAATTAACGTTGTTGATTGAAGACAGCCCAACCGGCGGCGGGCTGATCAGTGAGCACGGTCTGTCTTTCTGGATTGAATCTGCCGGCACAAAGATACTTTTTGACACTGGTCAGAGCGGGGCATTTATTCAAAACGCCCAGAAACTTGGAATCGATTTGTCATCCGCTGATGCAATTGTACTGAGCCACGGTCATTACGACCACGCCGGCGGGCTGGCAGAAGTG
Proteins encoded:
- a CDS encoding glycosyltransferase family 4 protein, with amino-acid sequence MKIVHIITRLVIGGAQENTLITCREQKKDGHEVTLITGDDRRGEGTLIETAKAWGIEVINVPQLVRQIRPCKELKGFFALKSVLRDLDPDIIHTHSAKAGILGRAAGAAIRRKTDNGRHRPLIVHGVHGLPFHEYQPAIINWIYILLERHYAKKTDAYVCVADTMAEKSLARGIGSKDMYTTAYSAMEVEEFLQPPQPETIAQFREKYNIPQDAKVIVKIARLADLKGHEYVIQSARELAEKHPDCIWLFVGSGLLEAKLRDMIDAANLTDRFRFTGLLEPSMIPLVIHSSDILVHCSLREGLARVLPQSLLCATPAVSFDIDGAKEVINENTGFLLPPRDIPALVDACDKLLSDEDLRKQLGKNGQDLVREMFTPRRMAQTVEAVYRSII
- a CDS encoding Dabb family protein, whose translation is MLVHTVLFWLKDDVTDDDREFFAAELEKLKGIECAHAVYVGTPAATERPVIDSSYDFCLTVILPDTAAHDTYQYDPLHVAFVEKCKAMFGKILIYDAD
- a CDS encoding DNA-processing protein DprA, translating into MHNNYLTNDTKVIIMLCGVFGKDRSVSPLTQTEYNKLVGWLVQAGLRPEDMLKHDVLSDASKGSGIEQSRLDSLMSRGVQLGFALEDWQNNGVWVISRSDPDYPQRYKKHLKDKAPPLLFGIGEKHLLQGGGLAIVGSRNVDEEGKIFAQTAAELCALNNMPVISGGARGVDINAMSTVLQANGVCIGVLADSLLKKSLEPAARIAITDGRLLLISPYHPKAGFSVGTAMARNKLIYAMADYALIVSSEYKTGGTWAGAKEELRREQHRPVFVRNGENVPKGNLMLLESGAVEFPNDIDQRNFTEKLDSLSNTTKLGSKTLFDYKQEPSAIDKGKIDKIEKKNEKKPKKNSRSAYDVVLPLILEMTETRVKPGELAKQLDVSKNQIKNWLTRAENEHKIEKVSKKPIEYIRNYNVNSL
- a CDS encoding RecQ family ATP-dependent DNA helicase, coding for MHSIPTQKYALQLLQTALDDKKAAFRDGQWQSIEFLLNRRRILVVQRTGWGKSMVYFLGTKLLREQGKGLTLLISPLLSLMRNQLEAANRLGLSACTINSSNVEEWDKVESDLKNDRVDILLISPERLANQVFRENILSHVASKIGMLVVDEAHCISDWGHDFRPDYRRIIRVIQAIPPNVPILATTATANDRVVNDVKTQLGGDIGFVRGTLVRKSLKLQNIIMPDTAARMAWLAGTIPRLPGSGIVYTLTQRDSVRVAQWLKQNGISAQAYHAGMSEKEPGGRSRQQLEQSLLNNEIKVLVATVALGMGFDKPDLGFVIHYQRPASVVHYYQQVGRAGRAVDQAYGILLCGEEDDRISDYFIQTAFPPQRHIETVLQAVTKANTGISTPSLMAELNLKYSQIEKTLKFLTIESPAPVIKMDSKWYLTPAASDYSVNRSHVEMITRLRRDEQEQMRSYMRHDGCLMAFLQSALDDPRPQKCGMCKNCTPQQLLEEKYDLKLAQEANLFLKRCYIPIKPRLQWPAGNPLKVYGFTGSISDQQRLSEGRALSLWRDAGWGQLAADGKYQSERFCDDLVSACAQMYEKWAPEPKPKWATCIPSLNRPELVPDFARRLSEKLGLRFGMCFEKVRQNMPQKEMENSYQQAANLDGVFKLTIDNGTFAPCLLIDDVVDSRWTFTVAAALLRQAGCKAVYPLALAMNSPRMD
- a CDS encoding FtsK/SpoIIIE family DNA translocase; the protein is MQHKTIVLKLLLVVLLFLFVLIAAACLDFDIADKPSEFVWPLNEKPENIFGPVGAWVSFHINYYIGAGIYMLLLGLSGFTVVAIRGRQITQPVLRTIGLLLCVISVSVIANFTSGIFPSHFPAGGGGILGLFFAAILKANFATFGSWPIVIMSFIVGSILLADSLAIAVYKSIFYFILRLFTGKGADERIKEKQQKENEKEQLRQKLKEEKKAAKEAMKEAKMAAKRAKAAEKRALKAAKKGQYVQAADDNLSSKELFDSDKDQTPAPESDEPGGIPYEPEDEEAEEEMADMQERNASEVDKVKIVLPPVGSKKREPFIQKTYEDYVLPPLDLLEEPEDDFNTDIESQVRGQIDQLCYAFENFNVDAKVVGAEPGPTITLFEIDLGAGVKVNDIAKLKVDLSRTLGVPNVRIISSMPGRQTMGIEVPNKIREVVRLKDLILRAGSKPHDMKIPLFLGKDSSGDAIVTDMADMPHCLIAGTTGSGKSVCVNDIITSILLTKRPDEVQMILVDPKMVEMTPYQELPHLMCPLVTEMAKAERILAWAVEKMEERYILFRDAKARDISSYNRLTRKQLIERFDPQTEEDEARIPKKLPYIVIIVDELADLMMTNREVEDHIVRLAQKSRAVGIHMVLATQRPQRDVVTGLIKSNLPARISFKVATGLDSRIILDQTGAETLLGKGDMLFLHPKTSKIYRAQGAYLEDEEIERIIRHLKDVAQPQFHPELMQLDRIELGETPLDPLFDDAVRVVLENQRGSGSLLQRKLGVGYNRAQRLIEMMAEYGILGEHKNAQAREVMLTMEQWEEIKKEQESG
- a CDS encoding YqaE/Pmp3 family membrane protein — translated: MIIIKIILAIILPPLAAFLQVGVSTHFWINIILTLLGGVPGVIHALWLVLTGKTS